The Oncorhynchus mykiss isolate Arlee chromosome 30, USDA_OmykA_1.1, whole genome shotgun sequence genome includes a window with the following:
- the LOC110521782 gene encoding histone-binding protein N1/N2 isoform X1: protein MLSQLRNMTEETAVASSSGSMDEKPGSSSAMAADSSVDVMAEAKKLIGAGNRHLVMGDVVSAVHVFQEACGMLAARYGDTADECGEAFFLCGKSLLELARVENSVLGNALEGVPEESSEEEGEGEKLDNSKIESADNLEDKTRDELRMQVYDAMAEKKTDGEDGKAEPKEEGKSESEAVAEGEKETMETEAKEEDAAKPPAKNGRDEKSTPPVDGVEETLFASEDEARKDKEAGQEEALKEIGVKASEDRNGEEAAEENMEEEDDDDDEGEGTGEDKEEEVGNLQLAWEMLEVAKVIYKRKENKEDQLMAAQAYLKLGEVGAESGNYPAAVEDFQDCLSLQLKHLPPHSRLVAETHYQLGMTYCITGQYSQAIQHYSSSVKVIESRLAMLQEVIDKAEGEDGAKEKTELEELKQLLPDVAEKVEDAKESQSMAGSASVAIQQTLAGASTLSAFPSSSSSAFAENGGPSSSCSSAFGTSQISVRSAADGASSSKSASDISHLVRKKRKTEESPVKDTDAKKTKQETTVNGSGDSGSGSNGVQEKGAQEPGKLSASVESSV from the exons ATGCTGAGTCAGTTACGTAACATGACAGAGGAAACAGCAGTTGCTTCAAGCTCAGGGAG CATGGATGAAAAGCCTGGGTCATCAAGTGCTATGGCAGCAGACAG CTCTGTCGACGTGATGGCGGAGGCAAAGAAGCTGATCGGCGCAGGGAACAGGCACCTGGTGATGGGAGATGTCGTTTCTGCAGTCCATGTGTTCCAGGAGGCTTGTGGCATGCT GGCTGCGAGGTATGGGGACACCGCAGATGAGTGTGGAGAGGCCTTCTTTCTGTGTGGGAAGTCTCTACTGGAGCTTGCCAG GGTGGAGAACTCTGTCCTAGGTAATGCTCTTGAGGGAGTCCCTGAGGAGTCCtctgaggaggaaggagagggagagaagctggACAACTCAAAGATTGAGAGTGCTGACAACTTGGAAG ACAAAACAAGGGACGAGCTAAGAATGCAGGTTTATGATGCGATGGCAGAGAAAAAAACTGATGGGGAGGATGGCAAAGCTGAGCCAAAGGAGGAAGGGAAGAGTGAATCTGAGGCAGTggcagagggggagaaagaaaccATGGAAACAGAAGCAAAGGAAGAGGACGCTGCCAAGCCTCCTGCCAAGAACGGGCGTGATGAGAAGTCTACGCCTCCTGTGGATGGGGTGGAGGAGACTCTTTTTGCTTCTGAAGATGAAGCTAGAAAAGATAAGGAGGCTGGGCAAGAGGAAGCTCTGAAGGAGATTGGCGTGAAGGCTTCTGAAGATCGAAATGGAGAGGAGGCTGCGGAGGAGAATATGGAGGAAGAGG ATGATGACGACGATGAAGGGGAAGGCACTGGTGAAGACAAA GAGGAGGAAGTGGGTAACCTGCAGCTGGCTTGGGAAATGCTGGAGGTCGCTAAGGTCATCTACAAAAG AAAGGAGAACAAGGAGGACCAGTTGATGGCTGCTCAGGCCTATCTGAAGCTGGGAGAAGTTGGAGCAGAATCTG GTAACTACCCTGCAGCTGTGGAGGACTTCCAGGACTGCCTGTCCTTGCAGCTGAAGCACTTGCCCCCCCACAGCCGCCTGGTGGCCGAGACCCACTACCAACTGGGCATGACCTACTGCATCACAGGCCAATACAGCCAGGCCATCCAGCACTACAGCAGCTCAGTCAAAGTCATTGAGAGCCGCCTGG CCATGCTCCAGGAGGTGATAGACAAGGCGGAAGGTGAAGACGGAGCCAAAGAGAAGACCGAGCTGGAGGAGCTGAAGCAGCTGCTGCCTGACGTCGCTGAGAAGGTAGAGGATGCCAAGGAGAGCCAGAGTATGGCAGGATCAGCATCTGTGGCCATACAGCAGACATTG GCTGGAGCTTCTACTTTGTCAGCATTcccatcctcttcctcatcaGCGTTTGCAGAAAATGGTGGACCTTCATCTTCCTGTTCATCAGCATTTGGAACCAGTCAG ATTTCTGTCAGATCGGCAGCCGATGGCGCATCTTCCTCCAAATCTGCGTCAGACATTTCCCACCTGGTCAGGAAAAAG AGGAAAACTGAGGAGAGCCCCGTAAAGGACACTGATGCTAAAAAGACCAAGCAGGAAACTACAGTTAATGGCAGCGGCGATTCCGGCTCTGGCAGTAATGGAGTCCAGGAGAAAGGGGCACAGGAG CCCGGCAAGCTGTCCGCCTCTGTGGAATCCTCGGTGTGA
- the LOC110521782 gene encoding nuclear autoantigenic sperm protein isoform X3, producing MLSQLRNMTEETAVASSSGSMDEKPGSSSAMAADSSVDVMAEAKKLIGAGNRHLVMGDVVSAVHVFQEACGMLAARYGDTADECGEAFFLCGKSLLELARVENSVLGNALEGVPEESSEEEGEGEKLDNSKIESADNLEDDDDDEGEGTGEDKEEEVGNLQLAWEMLEVAKVIYKRKENKEDQLMAAQAYLKLGEVGAESGNYPAAVEDFQDCLSLQLKHLPPHSRLVAETHYQLGMTYCITGQYSQAIQHYSSSVKVIESRLAMLQEVIDKAEGEDGAKEKTELEELKQLLPDVAEKVEDAKESQSMAGSASVAIQQTLAGASTLSAFPSSSSSAFAENGGPSSSCSSAFGTSQISVRSAADGASSSKSASDISHLVRKKRKTEESPVKDTDAKKTKQETTVNGSGDSGSGSNGVQEKGAQEPGKLSASVESSV from the exons ATGCTGAGTCAGTTACGTAACATGACAGAGGAAACAGCAGTTGCTTCAAGCTCAGGGAG CATGGATGAAAAGCCTGGGTCATCAAGTGCTATGGCAGCAGACAG CTCTGTCGACGTGATGGCGGAGGCAAAGAAGCTGATCGGCGCAGGGAACAGGCACCTGGTGATGGGAGATGTCGTTTCTGCAGTCCATGTGTTCCAGGAGGCTTGTGGCATGCT GGCTGCGAGGTATGGGGACACCGCAGATGAGTGTGGAGAGGCCTTCTTTCTGTGTGGGAAGTCTCTACTGGAGCTTGCCAG GGTGGAGAACTCTGTCCTAGGTAATGCTCTTGAGGGAGTCCCTGAGGAGTCCtctgaggaggaaggagagggagagaagctggACAACTCAAAGATTGAGAGTGCTGACAACTTGGAAG ATGATGACGACGATGAAGGGGAAGGCACTGGTGAAGACAAA GAGGAGGAAGTGGGTAACCTGCAGCTGGCTTGGGAAATGCTGGAGGTCGCTAAGGTCATCTACAAAAG AAAGGAGAACAAGGAGGACCAGTTGATGGCTGCTCAGGCCTATCTGAAGCTGGGAGAAGTTGGAGCAGAATCTG GTAACTACCCTGCAGCTGTGGAGGACTTCCAGGACTGCCTGTCCTTGCAGCTGAAGCACTTGCCCCCCCACAGCCGCCTGGTGGCCGAGACCCACTACCAACTGGGCATGACCTACTGCATCACAGGCCAATACAGCCAGGCCATCCAGCACTACAGCAGCTCAGTCAAAGTCATTGAGAGCCGCCTGG CCATGCTCCAGGAGGTGATAGACAAGGCGGAAGGTGAAGACGGAGCCAAAGAGAAGACCGAGCTGGAGGAGCTGAAGCAGCTGCTGCCTGACGTCGCTGAGAAGGTAGAGGATGCCAAGGAGAGCCAGAGTATGGCAGGATCAGCATCTGTGGCCATACAGCAGACATTG GCTGGAGCTTCTACTTTGTCAGCATTcccatcctcttcctcatcaGCGTTTGCAGAAAATGGTGGACCTTCATCTTCCTGTTCATCAGCATTTGGAACCAGTCAG ATTTCTGTCAGATCGGCAGCCGATGGCGCATCTTCCTCCAAATCTGCGTCAGACATTTCCCACCTGGTCAGGAAAAAG AGGAAAACTGAGGAGAGCCCCGTAAAGGACACTGATGCTAAAAAGACCAAGCAGGAAACTACAGTTAATGGCAGCGGCGATTCCGGCTCTGGCAGTAATGGAGTCCAGGAGAAAGGGGCACAGGAG CCCGGCAAGCTGTCCGCCTCTGTGGAATCCTCGGTGTGA
- the LOC110521782 gene encoding histone-binding protein N1/N2 isoform X2: protein MEPALLGMDEKPGSSSAMAADSSVDVMAEAKKLIGAGNRHLVMGDVVSAVHVFQEACGMLAARYGDTADECGEAFFLCGKSLLELARVENSVLGNALEGVPEESSEEEGEGEKLDNSKIESADNLEDKTRDELRMQVYDAMAEKKTDGEDGKAEPKEEGKSESEAVAEGEKETMETEAKEEDAAKPPAKNGRDEKSTPPVDGVEETLFASEDEARKDKEAGQEEALKEIGVKASEDRNGEEAAEENMEEEDDDDDEGEGTGEDKEEEVGNLQLAWEMLEVAKVIYKRKENKEDQLMAAQAYLKLGEVGAESGNYPAAVEDFQDCLSLQLKHLPPHSRLVAETHYQLGMTYCITGQYSQAIQHYSSSVKVIESRLAMLQEVIDKAEGEDGAKEKTELEELKQLLPDVAEKVEDAKESQSMAGSASVAIQQTLAGASTLSAFPSSSSSAFAENGGPSSSCSSAFGTSQISVRSAADGASSSKSASDISHLVRKKRKTEESPVKDTDAKKTKQETTVNGSGDSGSGSNGVQEKGAQEPGKLSASVESSV, encoded by the exons ATggaaccagctctgctagg CATGGATGAAAAGCCTGGGTCATCAAGTGCTATGGCAGCAGACAG CTCTGTCGACGTGATGGCGGAGGCAAAGAAGCTGATCGGCGCAGGGAACAGGCACCTGGTGATGGGAGATGTCGTTTCTGCAGTCCATGTGTTCCAGGAGGCTTGTGGCATGCT GGCTGCGAGGTATGGGGACACCGCAGATGAGTGTGGAGAGGCCTTCTTTCTGTGTGGGAAGTCTCTACTGGAGCTTGCCAG GGTGGAGAACTCTGTCCTAGGTAATGCTCTTGAGGGAGTCCCTGAGGAGTCCtctgaggaggaaggagagggagagaagctggACAACTCAAAGATTGAGAGTGCTGACAACTTGGAAG ACAAAACAAGGGACGAGCTAAGAATGCAGGTTTATGATGCGATGGCAGAGAAAAAAACTGATGGGGAGGATGGCAAAGCTGAGCCAAAGGAGGAAGGGAAGAGTGAATCTGAGGCAGTggcagagggggagaaagaaaccATGGAAACAGAAGCAAAGGAAGAGGACGCTGCCAAGCCTCCTGCCAAGAACGGGCGTGATGAGAAGTCTACGCCTCCTGTGGATGGGGTGGAGGAGACTCTTTTTGCTTCTGAAGATGAAGCTAGAAAAGATAAGGAGGCTGGGCAAGAGGAAGCTCTGAAGGAGATTGGCGTGAAGGCTTCTGAAGATCGAAATGGAGAGGAGGCTGCGGAGGAGAATATGGAGGAAGAGG ATGATGACGACGATGAAGGGGAAGGCACTGGTGAAGACAAA GAGGAGGAAGTGGGTAACCTGCAGCTGGCTTGGGAAATGCTGGAGGTCGCTAAGGTCATCTACAAAAG AAAGGAGAACAAGGAGGACCAGTTGATGGCTGCTCAGGCCTATCTGAAGCTGGGAGAAGTTGGAGCAGAATCTG GTAACTACCCTGCAGCTGTGGAGGACTTCCAGGACTGCCTGTCCTTGCAGCTGAAGCACTTGCCCCCCCACAGCCGCCTGGTGGCCGAGACCCACTACCAACTGGGCATGACCTACTGCATCACAGGCCAATACAGCCAGGCCATCCAGCACTACAGCAGCTCAGTCAAAGTCATTGAGAGCCGCCTGG CCATGCTCCAGGAGGTGATAGACAAGGCGGAAGGTGAAGACGGAGCCAAAGAGAAGACCGAGCTGGAGGAGCTGAAGCAGCTGCTGCCTGACGTCGCTGAGAAGGTAGAGGATGCCAAGGAGAGCCAGAGTATGGCAGGATCAGCATCTGTGGCCATACAGCAGACATTG GCTGGAGCTTCTACTTTGTCAGCATTcccatcctcttcctcatcaGCGTTTGCAGAAAATGGTGGACCTTCATCTTCCTGTTCATCAGCATTTGGAACCAGTCAG ATTTCTGTCAGATCGGCAGCCGATGGCGCATCTTCCTCCAAATCTGCGTCAGACATTTCCCACCTGGTCAGGAAAAAG AGGAAAACTGAGGAGAGCCCCGTAAAGGACACTGATGCTAAAAAGACCAAGCAGGAAACTACAGTTAATGGCAGCGGCGATTCCGGCTCTGGCAGTAATGGAGTCCAGGAGAAAGGGGCACAGGAG CCCGGCAAGCTGTCCGCCTCTGTGGAATCCTCGGTGTGA
- the ccdc17 gene encoding coiled-coil domain-containing protein 17 isoform X2, with product MDAVMESLGEFRCRECSMAFRSLGLLEKHKALFCIGSSIGDPMVLRQEQPERKGLYPKPARTPDLIRLREQRGTHLQNMQGRTNDTERRAGKEDNLQGSVSESLALRNLTNEFHKLRMSIEGSMPNLPKWPTETEGLEDQVQVLGRKCAHRERLREMAEQHNQELAEIQTHNHLLEQQREDIAWQLGALAGQGSTAHLETLLLELRDREERNEEALQQLKDHITTLQPGVKEVTFDSPNPDHRKGHNANFDLISSVDGPLSTQIRALRLDYMQSGGSDPAVLAQMHDMQAEAHTLEQQAQSGADNNGRRKRTKPPQQAGNSEVLAVEQENQRLEEEIFRIQLARDKHRREDVGSELHQIQREHTHYMASIQAELESLRREVERAREGPRDRRLPPPPPFPAPPAMHPLAQIYAPPALTHPRPHSALKERHVLNSLGPAPYDPAAGFAVFYDLMLGVDATLRVLRPVAGLYSGGQEVGRPTPLPATQCQPGGGQPYSQTVPPGNYALLAVKQPMPRMQPSPSLSLVVELQAAGGLDAYSQEVQRLVSRGWARLELFDQHNQVQSGYWRVPVRALPIRPSLSPVQLNSVPQVGNMELCLRVVNARDRDVQSLAKIDPSNTSHYKYPSMVSNIPATLQGNRPLSLSTLQPSAANNLFSLLPYTDHEDPPPMEDPNQR from the exons ATGGACGCAGTGATGGAGTCATTGGGAGAGTTCCGTTGTCGGGAGTGTAGTATGGCATTCCGCTCCCTTGGCCTTCTGGAGAAACATAAAGCATTATTCTGTATCGGGAGCAGCATTGGAGACCCTATGGTGCTGAGACAAGAGCAGCCTGAGCGAAAGGGACTCTATCCAAAGCCGGCACGCACCCCTGATCTTATAAGG CTGAGAGAGCAGCGGGGTACGCACCTACAGAATATGCAGGGGAGGACCAATGACACAGAACGGAGAGCTGGGAAAGAAGATAACCTACAGGGCAGTGTGTCAGAGAGCCTAGCATTGAGGAACCTTACTAATGAG TTTCACAAGCTGAGGATGTCGATTGAGGGGAGTATGCCCAACCTGCCGAAATGGCCTACTGAGACCGAAGGTCTGGAGGACCAGGTCCAGGTGTTGGGGAGAAAGTGTGCTCAcagggagaggctgagagagatggCAGAGCAGCACAACCAGGAGCTGGCAGAGATACAGACCCACAACCACCTCCTGGAGCAACAGAGAGAGG acatTGCATGGCAGCTTGGGGCCCtggcagggcagggcagcacGGCCCACCTGGAGACCTTGCTGCTGGAGCTGAGGGATCGGGAGGAGAGAAACGAAGAGGCTCTACAGCAGCTCAAAGACCACATCACTACCCTGCAGCCTGG GGTCAAAGAGGTCACGTTTGACTCACCCAACCCTGACCACAGGAAGGGACATAATGCCAACTTTGACCTAATATCCTCTGTGGATGGACCCCTCTCCACCCAAATAAG AGCTCTGAGGCTGGACTACATGCAGTCAGGTGGTTCTGATCCGGCTGTCCTGGCCCAGATGCATGACATGCAGGCAGAGGCCCACACTCTGGAGCAACAGGCCCAATCTGGGGCTGACAACAATGGCAGGAGGAAGA GGACGAAGCCTCCTCAGCAGGCTGGGAACTCAGAGGTGCTGGCTGTGGAGCAAGAGAACCAGAGACTGGAGGAAGAGATCTTCAGAATCCAGTTGGCCAGAGACAAACACCGTCGGGAAGACG TGGGGTCTGAGCTCCATCAGATCCAAAGAGAACACACCCACTACATGGCCAGCATTCAGGCTGAGCTTGAGAGCCTTCGCAGGGAAGTAGAGCGAGCCAGAGAGGGCCCTAGGGACAGGAGGCTGCCCCCACCCCCTCCATTCCCTGCCCCACCAGCCATGCATCCCCTTGCCCAGATATATGCCCCTCCAGCCCTG ACCCATCCCAGGCCCCATTCCGCGCTCAAGGAAAGGCATGTACTCAACTCCCTTGGGCCTGCGCCCTATGACCCTGC GGCTGGTTTTGCTGTCTTTTATGACTTGATGCTTGGGGTAGATGCCACGCTGAGGGTTCTGCGTCCGGTGGCTGGTCTCTACTCTGGAGGCCAGGAGGTGGGGCGGCCTACCCCATTGCCCGCTACACAGTGCCAGCCTGGAGGGGGCCAGCCCTACAGTCAAACTGTGCCCCCTGGGAACTATGCCCTCCTGGCAGTCAAACAGCCTATGCCCAG GATGCAgccgtctccctccctgtctctggtGGTTGAGCTTCAAGCTGCCGGAGGTCTGGACGCCTACAGTCAGGAGGTCCAGAGGCTGGTGTCCCGGGGCTGGGCACGGCTGGAGCTCTTCGACCAGCACAATCAGGTCCAGAGCGGATACTGGAGAGTGCCAGTACGTGCCCTCCCCATCCGACCATCCCTCAGTCCAGTCCAGCTCAACTCAGTCCCCCAG GTGGGCAACATGGAGCTGTGTTTACGGGTGGTCAATGCTCGGGACCGGGATGTGCAGTCGCTCGCCAAGATTGACCCAAGCAACACCAGCCACTATAAGTACCCCTCCATG GTGTCCAATATCCCTGCAACTCTTCAAGGAAATAGACCCCTTTCCTTGTCAACGTTACAGCCCTCCGCAGCCAATAAccttttttctctccttccctacaCTGATCACGAAGACCCTCCCCCCATGGAGGACCCCAATCAGAGGTGA
- the ccdc17 gene encoding coiled-coil domain-containing protein 17 isoform X1, giving the protein MDAVMESLGEFRCRECSMAFRSLGLLEKHKALFCIGSSIGDPMVLRQEQPERKGLYPKPARTPDLIRLREQRGTHLQNMQGRTNDTERRAGKEDNLQGSVSESLALRNLTNEFHKLRMSIEGSMPNLPKWPTETEGLEDQVQVLGRKCAHRERLREMAEQHNQELAEIQTHNHLLEQQREDIAWQLGALAGQGSTAHLETLLLELRDREERNEEALQQLKDHITTLQPGVKEVTFDSPNPDHRKGHNANFDLISSVDGPLSTQIRALRLDYMQSGGSDPAVLAQMHDMQAEAHTLEQQAQSGADNNGRRKRTKPPQQAGNSEVLAVEQENQRLEEEIFRIQLARDKHRREDVTVGSELHQIQREHTHYMASIQAELESLRREVERAREGPRDRRLPPPPPFPAPPAMHPLAQIYAPPALTHPRPHSALKERHVLNSLGPAPYDPAAGFAVFYDLMLGVDATLRVLRPVAGLYSGGQEVGRPTPLPATQCQPGGGQPYSQTVPPGNYALLAVKQPMPRMQPSPSLSLVVELQAAGGLDAYSQEVQRLVSRGWARLELFDQHNQVQSGYWRVPVRALPIRPSLSPVQLNSVPQVGNMELCLRVVNARDRDVQSLAKIDPSNTSHYKYPSMVSNIPATLQGNRPLSLSTLQPSAANNLFSLLPYTDHEDPPPMEDPNQR; this is encoded by the exons ATGGACGCAGTGATGGAGTCATTGGGAGAGTTCCGTTGTCGGGAGTGTAGTATGGCATTCCGCTCCCTTGGCCTTCTGGAGAAACATAAAGCATTATTCTGTATCGGGAGCAGCATTGGAGACCCTATGGTGCTGAGACAAGAGCAGCCTGAGCGAAAGGGACTCTATCCAAAGCCGGCACGCACCCCTGATCTTATAAGG CTGAGAGAGCAGCGGGGTACGCACCTACAGAATATGCAGGGGAGGACCAATGACACAGAACGGAGAGCTGGGAAAGAAGATAACCTACAGGGCAGTGTGTCAGAGAGCCTAGCATTGAGGAACCTTACTAATGAG TTTCACAAGCTGAGGATGTCGATTGAGGGGAGTATGCCCAACCTGCCGAAATGGCCTACTGAGACCGAAGGTCTGGAGGACCAGGTCCAGGTGTTGGGGAGAAAGTGTGCTCAcagggagaggctgagagagatggCAGAGCAGCACAACCAGGAGCTGGCAGAGATACAGACCCACAACCACCTCCTGGAGCAACAGAGAGAGG acatTGCATGGCAGCTTGGGGCCCtggcagggcagggcagcacGGCCCACCTGGAGACCTTGCTGCTGGAGCTGAGGGATCGGGAGGAGAGAAACGAAGAGGCTCTACAGCAGCTCAAAGACCACATCACTACCCTGCAGCCTGG GGTCAAAGAGGTCACGTTTGACTCACCCAACCCTGACCACAGGAAGGGACATAATGCCAACTTTGACCTAATATCCTCTGTGGATGGACCCCTCTCCACCCAAATAAG AGCTCTGAGGCTGGACTACATGCAGTCAGGTGGTTCTGATCCGGCTGTCCTGGCCCAGATGCATGACATGCAGGCAGAGGCCCACACTCTGGAGCAACAGGCCCAATCTGGGGCTGACAACAATGGCAGGAGGAAGA GGACGAAGCCTCCTCAGCAGGCTGGGAACTCAGAGGTGCTGGCTGTGGAGCAAGAGAACCAGAGACTGGAGGAAGAGATCTTCAGAATCCAGTTGGCCAGAGACAAACACCGTCGGGAAGACG TTACAGTGGGGTCTGAGCTCCATCAGATCCAAAGAGAACACACCCACTACATGGCCAGCATTCAGGCTGAGCTTGAGAGCCTTCGCAGGGAAGTAGAGCGAGCCAGAGAGGGCCCTAGGGACAGGAGGCTGCCCCCACCCCCTCCATTCCCTGCCCCACCAGCCATGCATCCCCTTGCCCAGATATATGCCCCTCCAGCCCTG ACCCATCCCAGGCCCCATTCCGCGCTCAAGGAAAGGCATGTACTCAACTCCCTTGGGCCTGCGCCCTATGACCCTGC GGCTGGTTTTGCTGTCTTTTATGACTTGATGCTTGGGGTAGATGCCACGCTGAGGGTTCTGCGTCCGGTGGCTGGTCTCTACTCTGGAGGCCAGGAGGTGGGGCGGCCTACCCCATTGCCCGCTACACAGTGCCAGCCTGGAGGGGGCCAGCCCTACAGTCAAACTGTGCCCCCTGGGAACTATGCCCTCCTGGCAGTCAAACAGCCTATGCCCAG GATGCAgccgtctccctccctgtctctggtGGTTGAGCTTCAAGCTGCCGGAGGTCTGGACGCCTACAGTCAGGAGGTCCAGAGGCTGGTGTCCCGGGGCTGGGCACGGCTGGAGCTCTTCGACCAGCACAATCAGGTCCAGAGCGGATACTGGAGAGTGCCAGTACGTGCCCTCCCCATCCGACCATCCCTCAGTCCAGTCCAGCTCAACTCAGTCCCCCAG GTGGGCAACATGGAGCTGTGTTTACGGGTGGTCAATGCTCGGGACCGGGATGTGCAGTCGCTCGCCAAGATTGACCCAAGCAACACCAGCCACTATAAGTACCCCTCCATG GTGTCCAATATCCCTGCAACTCTTCAAGGAAATAGACCCCTTTCCTTGTCAACGTTACAGCCCTCCGCAGCCAATAAccttttttctctccttccctacaCTGATCACGAAGACCCTCCCCCCATGGAGGACCCCAATCAGAGGTGA